GCACGTACAAAATGGCTGATATTTTACTGAGTAACCGCCAACAGATGCATGATAATTGTTCATTTACTAAATTAATGTTGCATATATTCCGTTTTAACGGGCATTTTGCAAATTGCCCACCCTATTGGGTATCTGAGGGGGATTAatttgaaggaggaacataaatattgatgaataaatcaatatttttactaaagagATACTAAGTCACCTTACTGTTTGAACACAACTCCTATATTctaaattaatcttttattttattttagatactAACTTATTTCagtataaaaatcaagtaaGGAAAATTATGTTTCATGAACAATTGATTAGGGAAGTATTCAAATTTCCATGTTTATGGAAAAAGAATGCAACAAATTGtcgaaatagtatttttaaagtaaggACATGgtttcaaatttctaaaaaagtaagttaaattttatattatttaaaaaaaaattacgctaAATATGTAGATGGGGATTGACATTcaaatcattcaaaaagaaTGGAGAAATATGAGATTGATGTATGGAAgagaattgaagaaaatacaaatgtctAAAAGTAAGGGACCTCCCGTAGAAAGTTCATGgagatattttaaatctttgagGTTTCTCGAGGATCAAATTAAACCacttaagtaaatataattaattcaaatatatatgtatattttaataaatattattaattagacCTGAgataaatcatcaaaaaaataactttatcgaatcaattaaaattgatacaaaatcaTTATCACCAGCTACTGCGGGCTTGTAAGGAATTAAAGTACGaatataatctataattatatatttaaactattaatatttttagattagtGAAAGAACCAATGCCTTCAACATCAggaattaaatcaataaataaaaaatcaaatgattatttagataaatttaatataaaagaaatagacaaatttatatttgaagagtTTGTGAgggttttaaataaaacaaaaggaaagaataagaaagaatataaatccgaaatttataaaataatattggtatatgataattaaataaataaatacatatataacca
The Lepeophtheirus salmonis chromosome 10, UVic_Lsal_1.4, whole genome shotgun sequence DNA segment above includes these coding regions:
- the LOC121125567 gene encoding uncharacterized protein, whose translation is MFHEQLIREVFKFPCLWKKNATNCRNSIFKVRTWFQISKKMGIDIQIIQKEWRNMRLMYGRELKKIQMSKSKGPPVESSWRYFKSLRFLEDQIKPLKPEINHQKNNFIESIKIDTKSLSPATAGLLVKEPMPSTSGIKSINKKSNDYLDKFNIKEIDKFIFEEFVRVLNKTKGKNKKEYKSEIYKIILVYDN